One part of the Arvicanthis niloticus isolate mArvNil1 chromosome 15, mArvNil1.pat.X, whole genome shotgun sequence genome encodes these proteins:
- the Znf800 gene encoding zinc finger protein 800 isoform X2 yields MPLRDKYCQTDHHHHGCCEPVYILEPGDPPLLQQPVQTSKSGIQQIIECFRSGTKQLKHILLKDVDTIFECKLCRSLFRGLPNLITHKKFYCPPSLQMDDNLPDVNDKQSQAISDLLEAIYPRVDKREYIIKLEPIETNQNAVFQYISRTDNPAEVTESSSTPEQTEVQIQETSSEQPKAVPDADTEEVEVIEPPPVETVVDEATAPTEEQPQESQADLETSDSSDLGHQLICCLCRKEFNSRRGVRRHIRKVHKKKMEELKKYIETRKTPNQSSKGRSKSVLVSLSRSCPVCCKSFATKANVRRHFDEVHRGLRRDSITPDIATKPGQPLFLDSASPKKSFKTRKQKSSKAEYNLTACKCLLCKRKYSSQIMLKRHMQIVHKITLSGTNSKREKGPNNTASSSDVKVKVEPADSVESSPPSITHSPQNELKGTNHSNEKKNTPATQKNKAKQDSESPKSASPSAAGGQQKTRKPKLSAGFDFKQLYCKLCKRQFTSKQNLTKHIELHTDGNNIYVKFYKCPLCTYETRRKRDVIRHITVVHKKSSRYLGKITASLEIRAIKKPIDFVLNKVAKRGPSRDEAKHNDSKHDGTSNSPSKKYEVADVGIEVKVTKNFSLHRCNKCGKAFAKKTYLEHHKKTHKANATNSPEGNKTKGRSTRSKALV; encoded by the exons GAACCAAGCaacttaaacatattttattaaaagatgTGGACACTATTTTTGAATGTAAATTATGCCGTAGTCTCTTTAGAGGATTACCAAATTTAATTACCCATAAAAAATTTTACTGCCCACCAAGTCTCCAAATGGATGACA atCTTCCTGATGTAAATGATAAGCAAAGCCAAGCCATAAGTGATCTCCTAGAAGCCATATATCCAAGAGTGGACAAGAGAGAATATATTATTAAGCTAGAACCCATAGAAACCAACCAAAATGCAGTGTTTCAATATATTTCAAGGACTGATAATCCTGCTGAAGTGACAGAATCAAGCAGTACCCCTGAACAAACTGAAGTTCAAATACAGGAGACAAGCTCGGAGCAGCCGAAAGCAGTCCCCGATGCAGATACAGAGGAGGTGGAGGTCATAGAGCCTCCTCCTGTAGAGACAGTAGTCGATGAAGCCACTGCTCCCACTGAGGAGCAACCTCAGGAATCACAGGCTGACTTGGAGACGTCTGACAGTTCTGACCTTGGTCACCAGTTGATATGTTGTCTTTGTAGAAAAGAATTCAATTCTAGACGAGGTGTCCGTCGTCACATTCGGAAAGTACAcaagaaaaagatggaagaactaaaaaaatacattgaaacACGAAAGACTCCAAACCAGTCTTCAAAAGGACGCAGTAAGAGCGTTCTAGTTTCATTAAGTAGGAGTTGTCCAGTTTGTTGTAAATCATTTGCTACAAAAGCGAATGTAAGGAGGCATTTTGATGAAGTTCACAGAGGACTGAGGAGGGATTCAATTACTCCTGATATAGCGACAAAGCCTGGGCAACCTTTGTTCCTGGATTCTGCTTCTcctaaaaaatcttttaagactCGAAAACAAAAGTCTTCAAAGGCTGAATACAATTTAACTGCATGCAAATGCCTCCTTTGCAAGAGGAAATACAGTTCACAAATAATGCTTAAGAGACATATGCAAATTGTCCACAAGATAACTCTTTCTGGAACAAACTCTAAAAGAGAGAAAGGCCCTAATAATACTGCCAGCAGTTCAGATGTAAAAGTTAAAGTTGAGCCGGCAGATTCTGTAGAGTCTTCACCCCCTTCCATTACCCATTCTCCACAGAATGAACTAAAGGGAACAAATCattcaaatgaaaaaaagaacacacCGGCAACGCAGAAAAATAAAGCTAAACAGGACTCTGAAAGCCCTAAATCAGCTAGTCCTTCAGCTGCAGGTGGCCAGCAAAAAACCAGGAAGCCAAAACTTTCAGCTGGCTTTGACTTTAAGCAACTTTACTGTAAACTCTGTAAACGCCAGTTTACTTCCAAGCAGAACCTGACTAAACACATAGAGTTGCACACAGATGGAAATAACATTTATGTTAAGTTCTACAAGTGTCCTCTCTGCACTTACGAAACTCGACGGAAACGTGATGTGATAAGACATATAACTGTGGTTCATAAAAAGTCATCTCGTTACCTTGGGAAAATAACAGCCAGTTTAGAGATCAGAGCTATAAAAAAGCCTATTGATTTTGTTCTAAACAAAGTAGCAAAAAGAGGCCCTTCAAGGGATGAAGCAAAACATAACGATTCAAAACATGATGGCACTTCCAATTCTCCTAGTAAAAAGTATGAAGTAGCCGACGTCGGTATTGAAGTGAAAGTCACAAAAAACTTTTCTCTTCACAGATGCAATAAATGTGGAAAGGCATTTGCCAAAAAGACTTACCTTGAACATCATAAGAAAACTCATAAGGCAAATGCTACCAATTCACctgaaggaaacaaaaccaaaggccGAAGTACAAGATCTAAGGCTCTTGTCTG A
- the Znf800 gene encoding zinc finger protein 800 isoform X1, producing MPLRDKYCQTDHHHHGCCEPVYILEPGDPPLLQQPVQTSKSGIQQIIECFRSGTKQLKHILLKDVDTIFECKLCRSLFRGLPNLITHKKFYCPPSLQMDDNLPDVNDKQSQAISDLLEAIYPRVDKREYIIKLEPIETNQNAVFQYISRTDNPAEVTESSSTPEQTEVQIQETSSEQPKAVPDADTEEVEVIEPPPVETVVDEATAPTEEQPQESQADLETSDSSDLGHQLICCLCRKEFNSRRGVRRHIRKVHKKKMEELKKYIETRKTPNQSSKGRSKSVLVSLSRSCPVCCKSFATKANVRRHFDEVHRGLRRDSITPDIATKPGQPLFLDSASPKKSFKTRKQKSSKAEYNLTACKCLLCKRKYSSQIMLKRHMQIVHKITLSGTNSKREKGPNNTASSSDVKVKVEPADSVESSPPSITHSPQNELKGTNHSNEKKNTPATQKNKAKQDSESPKSASPSAAGGQQKTRKPKLSAGFDFKQLYCKLCKRQFTSKQNLTKHIELHTDGNNIYVKFYKCPLCTYETRRKRDVIRHITVVHKKSSRYLGKITASLEIRAIKKPIDFVLNKVAKRGPSRDEAKHNDSKHDGTSNSPSKKYEVADVGIEVKVTKNFSLHRCNKCGKAFAKKTYLEHHKKTHKANATNSPEGNKTKGRSTRSKALVCLAKPSPRSAAILRPPAGAVTTRQAASSCRAKLRGAARERQHAARALGRSAAP from the exons GAACCAAGCaacttaaacatattttattaaaagatgTGGACACTATTTTTGAATGTAAATTATGCCGTAGTCTCTTTAGAGGATTACCAAATTTAATTACCCATAAAAAATTTTACTGCCCACCAAGTCTCCAAATGGATGACA atCTTCCTGATGTAAATGATAAGCAAAGCCAAGCCATAAGTGATCTCCTAGAAGCCATATATCCAAGAGTGGACAAGAGAGAATATATTATTAAGCTAGAACCCATAGAAACCAACCAAAATGCAGTGTTTCAATATATTTCAAGGACTGATAATCCTGCTGAAGTGACAGAATCAAGCAGTACCCCTGAACAAACTGAAGTTCAAATACAGGAGACAAGCTCGGAGCAGCCGAAAGCAGTCCCCGATGCAGATACAGAGGAGGTGGAGGTCATAGAGCCTCCTCCTGTAGAGACAGTAGTCGATGAAGCCACTGCTCCCACTGAGGAGCAACCTCAGGAATCACAGGCTGACTTGGAGACGTCTGACAGTTCTGACCTTGGTCACCAGTTGATATGTTGTCTTTGTAGAAAAGAATTCAATTCTAGACGAGGTGTCCGTCGTCACATTCGGAAAGTACAcaagaaaaagatggaagaactaaaaaaatacattgaaacACGAAAGACTCCAAACCAGTCTTCAAAAGGACGCAGTAAGAGCGTTCTAGTTTCATTAAGTAGGAGTTGTCCAGTTTGTTGTAAATCATTTGCTACAAAAGCGAATGTAAGGAGGCATTTTGATGAAGTTCACAGAGGACTGAGGAGGGATTCAATTACTCCTGATATAGCGACAAAGCCTGGGCAACCTTTGTTCCTGGATTCTGCTTCTcctaaaaaatcttttaagactCGAAAACAAAAGTCTTCAAAGGCTGAATACAATTTAACTGCATGCAAATGCCTCCTTTGCAAGAGGAAATACAGTTCACAAATAATGCTTAAGAGACATATGCAAATTGTCCACAAGATAACTCTTTCTGGAACAAACTCTAAAAGAGAGAAAGGCCCTAATAATACTGCCAGCAGTTCAGATGTAAAAGTTAAAGTTGAGCCGGCAGATTCTGTAGAGTCTTCACCCCCTTCCATTACCCATTCTCCACAGAATGAACTAAAGGGAACAAATCattcaaatgaaaaaaagaacacacCGGCAACGCAGAAAAATAAAGCTAAACAGGACTCTGAAAGCCCTAAATCAGCTAGTCCTTCAGCTGCAGGTGGCCAGCAAAAAACCAGGAAGCCAAAACTTTCAGCTGGCTTTGACTTTAAGCAACTTTACTGTAAACTCTGTAAACGCCAGTTTACTTCCAAGCAGAACCTGACTAAACACATAGAGTTGCACACAGATGGAAATAACATTTATGTTAAGTTCTACAAGTGTCCTCTCTGCACTTACGAAACTCGACGGAAACGTGATGTGATAAGACATATAACTGTGGTTCATAAAAAGTCATCTCGTTACCTTGGGAAAATAACAGCCAGTTTAGAGATCAGAGCTATAAAAAAGCCTATTGATTTTGTTCTAAACAAAGTAGCAAAAAGAGGCCCTTCAAGGGATGAAGCAAAACATAACGATTCAAAACATGATGGCACTTCCAATTCTCCTAGTAAAAAGTATGAAGTAGCCGACGTCGGTATTGAAGTGAAAGTCACAAAAAACTTTTCTCTTCACAGATGCAATAAATGTGGAAAGGCATTTGCCAAAAAGACTTACCTTGAACATCATAAGAAAACTCATAAGGCAAATGCTACCAATTCACctgaaggaaacaaaaccaaaggccGAAGTACAAGATCTAAGGCTCTTGTCTG CCTGGCGAAGCCGTCGCCCCGCAGCGCCGCCATCCTGCGCCCGCCCGCAGGCGCCGTCACCACGCGCCAGGCCGCCTCCAGCTGCCGCGCCAAGCTCCGCGGCGCCGCCAGGGAGCGCCAGCACGCGGCGCGCGCCCTCGGCAGGTCGGCAGCCCCGTGA